The window ACATAAAGTCTAAAATAGTTTAATGAAGTGTTAATTTATGTTacttaaaaaaaatttgaatgaGAAAAAAGTTTTCATTTAGTGAAAGTTATGGGGAAGGAGTAAGgtgatataaattatttttttcgagTGAACCTGAAACTTCATAAATGTTTTACAATggaaatgacaccaggtagccaATTTTAAGCATGATGTTTAAAATATATCCATCGtttacaatttatttaaagattagccaattttgctcaaacttcaggacacgacgtcctagagtttaaacctcaaaattcaaattttatgaCATCGCGTACTAAACTTTGaatcttatgtcctgaattttaaattagtaattcATAAATTCAGGATACTATGTCCTAAATTTTGATGAAAtagctaatttttaaatatattgtaaattATGGATATATTTTATATAGCGGGATTAAAAGTGATTATTGCTGCACTTCGCCTGTTTTACACTGCTAGTTTACAGAGCATAAACTTGACCAAGCATAAACATCTTGTAACGAAAACGTTTAGCTAATTCGAGCTAATTATTAGGGGATTGTTATACAAATAGCCATTCAGATTTAATATTTACTTTTTTTAGtcggtatacatatataatacataaattatatatatattataccttcgccggctatttttagtttaaaagacTAAGTggacggctatttgggttaatttttcaATTATTTATCAGCCTCTGAGGCCCAGCTCCTAAAGGGACCTTAAAATTGGGCTTACCCACACTTTCCCGTTACATGACCAAAATACCCTCTTAgaattttcaaatttccaaaccCATCAAATGCAACAGCACCACTGAACAGTGGAAGCTTTCATCCCCTAAACCCTCAAGCTCCAAAACCCTGAAGAAATGCTCCGATCAATTCTCCGAACAGCCGCTACGGCGGTGAAATCCCACCCCACCACCTTCGACATCCTCATACCCGCTGCAATCTCAGCACCTTCCAAACTCTCTTCTTCTAGAACTTTCGCAAAAGGCCCACATCCGAATAAACCCAATTTCAGACCCGACATAAAACCCGACAATGCCGCTACAGGAGCCAAAGGCGCTGAATCGCTCAACAAGGATCTTCGTGCACGCGCTCTCAAAGAAGACGAGAAGGATGAATCCCTTAATATTGGTCCATATGGTCGTCCATTGTTCACTTCCGCAGCTTCTATTTCACAACTCACCAAAAAAGACACGTATACTTACATGAAATTCAGGTACATTTAGCTCAAACTGTATACTTTTGATATGTGTTTATACTAAATTGCTTCCAATTATAACAagtatttaagttatatacactgcAATTGTTTTTACACTGTAAATGAATTTTAACATGTGATAGCAGGTTAGGTACCATTTAATCATATTACCAATTAATGCTTATGAAGAGGTTTACgtgtaattacctaataagtaACCTGATTGTGTTAATATTTTTCACACAGTCAGTGCATAAAACTTAAAATCTCGTAACAAAGGTATAGTAGGTGCAGTGGTACTTGTTACATGTGGAATTAAAGTTTTGGATTCACTTTGTAAATTGTAAGTAAGTTGGTTTATATTTGTACTAATGAAAATGGTTGTTTTAGGAGGGAGGAGCTGGAAAGTCTTTTGGCAGAAGGATTACCAATTGGGATGTTGAAGGAATTTGGTGACTCAATGAGAGATGCATTGCTGATACGGCAGAGTTTTCTGGATCTTCGAGATAATTTTAGAAGTATTGTTGATCCTACAGTGCAGTCTAATGCTAAAGGTGCCTTCTTTGTCTTTTTGGTGTTACATTTGTTCAAGGGTTTATTACCTGTCTTACCTGAATTATGATTGAGGAGAGTTGTATTTGTAAGGTCTGACGCGTAATTTAGATTAATAGAGTATGGACTTTTACGTTTGTAgaattcgtagtttgctttaaatATTTAGTATTGAATAATGGACCAAAATAGACCAGAATGGTTACACAGGATTTGTATAGCTGAACCCAACTAGTTTCAGATCGAggcatagttgattgattgagcgaATTTAGTTTTCGCGAGTTTGTTAATTAAACTGTCACcgttccaattttttttttttgttgatttacTTTCAGTACTAAGTGTTTAGTGGAAGGTTACTGACCGAAGATGTTAAATTGAAGATATCAGCATCAACTCGTAAGGATACCTTCGGCAGTATAAACTTCTTAAGAAATCAGAAGCAGATGGTTGCACAAGATGGTTTTATGTGATGGAAAAATTCACTTTGAAGTCTTTCGTTCCTTTAGTATGGAGATTGTTTGATGACTTGATCTACCAAGAACCTACCTTTCCACATTGCTTTTCACATTTTTCAAATTGgctgcttttccttttcttttttcttaatgtTGGAACAAAATTCAATGTCCTCAAATTTGGAAAAGAGTACACGAGTAGGAATTTACATCACAGTGATCacttgtaatttttcttttccttaatatCTGCATTATTCTGTAACTAAAACTGCCATTACGCCCCTTCTTTTACTGCCTGCACTGCTTACTGAAGAGTCAAACATACTTGATTTCTGTCATTTCGGAGCTAAAACTGAGTCTCTGTCATGGACTCATAGATCATGTTGCAGAATAAAACTGCCCTTATAGTTACCAGATTTCATGTTTTCCCTTAATAAACTATACACATTAGCTTCAGTTGCTTTTCTCACTTCTCTAGTCCTTGGACATATTTTCTTCCACTTATTGAAATCCTCCTTAAAGTTGTCAAAAGACTATGCAGAGACCTCGTGACAGGTGATGCTGACGTCATTCAACTGGTTTATATATCTGAACAGCGACTCACCATTAGGAGAAATAATTTACGATGTTCCTCAACTTGCAGGTCACAAAGCTCGAAAGCAAGTTGTACTAGATGGGCCTGTAAGTTCTGGAAAGAGTATTGCCCTTGCAATGCTTGTTCATTGGGCACGTGATGAAGGTTGGCTAGTCCTTTACGTTCCAAAAGGCCGAGAATGGACTCATGGAGGCTTTTTCTATAAAAATCCTAAAACAGGATTATGGGATACTCCTGTGCAAGCAGCAAATATTCTCCAGGCAAGAATGCTGTATTTTTTCTAATATACGAGACTTATGATTTGAATAGATGAATTCCATGTGGTAATTAATATTATCTTACCTTATCGATAGTTAAGTAACTAAAATTGAACCCAATTTCTCTATGCTCGTTGTTTCAAATATTAGCTTACGAAATGCTGAAATGGTTTTAGTTAAGTCCATGAGGAAGTGGAAAAAGATCTTCTAGTAGGCTATATTTGGAAATTGTTTAACTTGGCACTGCTATGTACACACAGTTGGTCTTGATATGCTGCTTTGGAAAAAGAATGCAAAGTTGTTACTTCAATGTCATGTAGCAAATATGGAGAACAATATCTGCATGTTTTCTCGTGACTTTACTATTGCGCTATCTCCTCTATCAAGTGCTTGAGTTGATTGTGCTAAGAATATCTTCCCCTTTTGTCCATATTCCGTACACATGAAGGTTGTGAAAAACTTAAAGTATAATACATGTGCAGGTCTACCATAACTTTTATACTCAAACAAGATAAATTTGATACTATATTGGCCATATATTATCTTGAACTAGTTTCTAAAGAGAGTGTAATTTCCTCTATTGATTGAATTTGTTTACAAGTCTAAGAATCAAATTTTGGGGGAAAATAAATTCCTCGCTCTCTTCTCAATTCAGGACTTTTTGAAGTATAATAAAGATCACCTCCAAAAGTTGCCCTGCAAAATTTTTGAACCTATTCCATTGGGAGAGGGAGCTGGTGTTGGATGGATGAAGGGTGCTGATGTGGTACAAATACCAGAAGATTATACTCTGCTTGACCTGGTTCAAGTCGGACTTAGTTCCACACACGCCGCTGTTGGGGTGGTAGTTCGTTTAAGGGAAGAATTATCACTTGTGAAGGACGTGCCTGTTCTTATTGCAGTTGATCAAGTGAGAAAAAAATTCTCTTCACTGTGATTGTGTCTCTTGTCTCTGCCCTTTGAATCATTCCCGAGATAGGGCTAATTTCCTTTTTCCTGATTTGTCTTTTGTTAATCGACAGTACAACAGTTGGTTCACGTTCAGCGAGTATGAGGAGCCAGTAACTGTTCGGTCTTGCCGACCTATTCATGCTAAGGAACTTGCAACTGTAAGATGCGCTTGAAGTGTTCTAGAATGTTGCTTCATTAATTATTTACACAGTTCTcctgcctttattttcttcgcGGTCAGTTTGTTATGATTTTTGAGCAACGAGACACTGTGTTTAATATAAAGATGTTAGGCTGCTTAATTGGATCTAGGATGTCCTTGGTTCAAGTTTATATCGTGTGGGCATCCTCTTTCTGATTCCACGTTTTTCGATCATTTTGGCTTGGAACACTGAGAATATAAAAACTGAATGTTAAGAAGAAAATTTGGTGGAATATCTGGGAAATTGTGTTCAATAATATCTAAGCTCTATGGAATTATTTTGATCTAGAGCAATCCTGTTCTTGTGTCTGGAGCATCCACGGAAGCTTTAATGCAAAATCCTAGTGTCATAACTTATCTTTTGCATAATTTGGGCTGGTTTATAAAGATCACCTGTCACATATAGTAATGTGAAATGACATCTAAAAGTATTTATCTATGCTGCCTATCTGAGTATTAACTAGACATACTTTTCAACTGATTCACATGCATACAATGTTGATAAAGTCTGTCGTAAAAAAATTATTACATAGAATTTGAGGGCTTGAgaaactctctctttctttctcaaGCATGTTTAATGCTGCTGATATCAATGAAACTTGAGTTCACAAGTCTTAAAGACTAGAACAGCTTCGATAACTTTACTTAGATCGTGAAGTGGTAAAAGCTAGTGAACTACTGTAACCATGAAAATGCAGCACTTACTCGAGACGGAAAGCAAATCTTTCTGTGACATACTGCCTGTAGTGCCATCCTTGTAGTTGAAACATATTGAAAATGAGAGTTTGTAATGTGATtatatgctctttctattctgaATTATTAGGATATGCTTTTAGTGTGGATAATGTTTTGAAAGGAAATGGATGGCTGAGGAAAAGCAAAAAATGATGTTTGGAAGTCCCCATTTTGCCCCATGTTATTGATTCGGAAGGGGTGAAGCAAAGATCtctcccaagtcatgggaggactGGTTTGCTGACAGCAGCTCTCAACCGCTTGTACATTCGATGCTAGAGGCTACACCACAATGAATAGATTGCCAAGGTCTATTTTTTGGAGCTTGGTGCCTTTGTTGGCCTGACATTACGTTCAATTTTTTGGTGGCACACTGGCACCATCTTGTAGCTAACTAGCTATTGTTAAGTTACACTGATTCACCAAAAATAAGAACCAGCAAATAAATACTCCATGTTCTGGATCTTATCAGTGTTTTAGAGGCTCTTAGCCTTTCTCAGCTCAATATGCCTTCAAATCTATCGTGCACTGATAAATttatgttggtttatttttttaaatactgTAAGAGCAAGAATTGGAAGCAAATTAGCTATCTTTATTCTGTTGCGCCAGAAATTCTGACATGTAATCTTATGGATTGCCTCGTTCCAATAATTTCGATACACTTCACTACTAAAACTTCTTGGTTAACTGCAAGAGATTTAATTGTTGATAAACAACTAAGGATGCATCTGATTTTTGTTTGTCATGGCTGTGAAAAATCTTAATGAATTGTTACATTTTCTTAAAATTCTCTTCTTACTGTAGCTTACTTGTTTAAGTGTGGTTACTGATAGAGCCCCATCATATGCAGGTGAATGCATTTAGGTCTATGATTCACGACAATATGATGGTGGGTGCTTTCTCGCATTCAACTGCTGTAGGGAAGCTGCGTAAAGACTTACCAGATGTTCCTGCAGATGCTCGCATCAACTTCCCACGATATAGTGTGGATGAAGCTGCGGCCGTTTGTCATTACTACCTTAGGTAAGCTCATAGCTTGTAAAACCTAAGAAAGAATGAATACTAAGGATACTCGATCAAAAAGAATAGAAGAGTGAATACTGAGGATCCTGTTCTCACCATTCACTCACGTAAATACTGAAGAAAAGACAACTTAAcaaaaaagagggaaaagaaaaagcaGAACACTTGAATTATTAACAAGGAGAAAAGGAGTGAACAATTGAATTatcccaaaaaaaaaagggaggGGGGGATGAACATAAGcaagggaagaagaagaacgatGGAAAGACCTACTTAAT is drawn from Nicotiana tabacum cultivar K326 chromosome 22, ASM71507v2, whole genome shotgun sequence and contains these coding sequences:
- the LOC107829272 gene encoding uncharacterized protein LOC107829272 — encoded protein: MLRSILRTAATAVKSHPTTFDILIPAAISAPSKLSSSRTFAKGPHPNKPNFRPDIKPDNAATGAKGAESLNKDLRARALKEDEKDESLNIGPYGRPLFTSAASISQLTKKDTYTYMKFRREELESLLAEGLPIGMLKEFGDSMRDALLIRQSFLDLRDNFRSIVDPTVQSNAKGHKARKQVVLDGPVSSGKSIALAMLVHWARDEGWLVLYVPKGREWTHGGFFYKNPKTGLWDTPVQAANILQDFLKYNKDHLQKLPCKIFEPIPLGEGAGVGWMKGADVVQIPEDYTLLDLVQVGLSSTHAAVGVVVRLREELSLVKDVPVLIAVDQYNSWFTFSEYEEPVTVRSCRPIHAKELATVNAFRSMIHDNMMVGAFSHSTAVGKLRKDLPDVPADARINFPRYSVDEAAAVCHYYLRQRLIQREAFTEENWKKIYYLSHGNGAEMRWLVPFMR